The Raphanus sativus cultivar WK10039 chromosome 2, ASM80110v3, whole genome shotgun sequence genome includes a region encoding these proteins:
- the LOC108840293 gene encoding caffeoylshikimate esterase, which produces MGLHPVSEANASSPFGSLTAAEFYSRHSVTHSSAYITNPTGLKLFTQWWTPLHRPPLGLIAVVHGFTGESSWFLQLTSVLFAKSGFLTCAIDHQGHGFSDGLTAHIPNINLIVDDCISFFDDFRSRHSSSLPSFLYSESLGGAIALYITLRQKSQWNGLILSGAMCSISHKFKPPWPLQHLLTLAATLIPTWRVVPTRGTIAGVSFKEPWKRKLAFANPNRTVGKPRAATAYELVRVCEDLQSRFEEVEVPLMIVHGGDDVVCDPSSVEELYMRCKSGDKTIKIYPEMWHQLIGESEENVDLVFGDVLEWITNRSRNDAVNGGSKA; this is translated from the coding sequence ATGGGACTCCACCCTGTCTCAGAGGCCAACGCTTCGAGCCCCTTCGGCTCTCTAACCGCCGCCGAGTTCTACTCCCGCCATTCCGTCACCCACTCCTCCGCCTACATCACCAATCCAACCGGGCTCAAGCTCTTCACTCAGTGGTGGACCCCTCTCCACCGTCCACCACTAGGCCTCATCGCCGTCGTCCACGGCTTCACCGGCGAATCCAGCTGGTTCCTCCAACTAACCTCCGTCCTCTTCGCAAAATCCGGATTCCTCACTTGCGCCATCGACCACCAAGGCCACGGCTTCTCCGACGGCTTAACCGCTCACATCCCAAACATCAACCTCATCGTCGACGACTGCATCTCCTTCTTCGACGACTTCCGTAGCCGTCACTCCTCCTCCCTACCTTCCTTCCTCTACTCCGAGTCCCTCGGCGGCGCGATAGCTCTCTACATCACCCTCCGCCAGAAATCACAATGGAACGGTCTCATCCTCAGCGGCGCCATGTGCTCCATCAGCCACAAATTCAAACCTCCGTGGCCGTTACAACACCTCTTAACCCTAGCAGCCACCCTCATCCCCACCTGGCGCGTCGTTCCAACTCGCGGCACCATCGCGGGCGTTTCTTTCAAGGAGCCCTGGAAACGAAAGCTGGCCTTCGCTAACCCCAACAGAACGGTCGGTAAACCACGCGCCGCCACGGCCTACGAGCTAGTACGAGTCTGCGAGGATCTTCAAAGCAGGTTCGAAGAAGTAGAAGTTCCCTTGATGATAGTACACGGAGGAGACGACGTCGTCTGCGATCCCTCCTCCGTGGAGGAGCTTTACATGAGGTGCAAGAGCGGAGACAAGACGATAAAGATCTATCCAGAGATGTGGCATCAGCTGATTGGAGAGTCCGAGGAGAACGTCGACTTAGTGTTCGGAGATGTTTTGGAATGGATCACGAACCGGTCTCGAAACGACGCCGTTAACGGTGGTAGCAAAGCTTAA